A stretch of the Papaver somniferum cultivar HN1 chromosome 6, ASM357369v1, whole genome shotgun sequence genome encodes the following:
- the LOC113286426 gene encoding cationic amino acid transporter 1-like: MMESGNDNQRSLTTTTVVKRGRSGCFCRKEDFFPEESFQSLNNYRKALGETKMRFIDRFTTRSNAEQEVNEMTDISQHQMKKTLNWWDLIWFGFGAVFGAGIFVLTGLEANRDAGPAIIISFLVSGVSAMLCVFCYTEFACEIPVAGGSFAYIRVELGDFLAFIAAGNILFEYIVGGASVARTWTSYFATFLNYHPDDFRIHVPALAENFNRLDPLAVAIPILIGIFAARSTKGSSRFNSVAAIVNVGVIVLIIAAGLRHANTDNFTTNFAPYGPRGVFTASAVLFFSYIGFDAVATMAEETKNPGKDIPIGLLGSMSFIICVYCALSVTLCLMQSYTVIDISAPFSLAFQAVGMNWAKYLVAIGAVIGMSTNLLANIIGQARYFTHIGRTHMAPPWLAAINEKTGTPVNATIVMTLANCIVGLFTDLSILSNLLSIATLFIFTLVAVSLLIRRYYLAGETSNADRNKFIGFLVMIVLSSIATSIYWAVSNGWVGYIPTVSIWFLSTLGLKLMVKQARQPKLWGVPLVPWLPSATIAMNMFLLGSLDAASFIRFGIWTAILLVYYFLVGLHASYDSAKEVSRGKEEDAKLENLEAGQSVTAVIPA, encoded by the exons ATGATGGAAAGTGGCAATGATAATCAAAGATCATTAACAACAACGACAGTTGTGAAGAGAGGAAGGTCTGGATGTTTCTGTAGAAAAGAGGATTTCTTTCCAGAAGAATCATTCCAGAgcttgaacaattatagaaaagcATTAGGAGAAACAAAGATGAGATTTATAGATCGGTTCACAACAAGATCGAATGCTGAACAAGAAGTAAATGAGATGACCGATATAAGTCAGCATCAGATGAAAAAGACTTTGAACTGGTGGGATTTGATATGGTTTGGGTTTGGTGCTGTTTTTGGTGCTGGTATCTTTGTTTTAACTGGTTTAGAAGCGAATAGAGATGCTGGACCTGCTATTATTATATCTTTCTTGGTTTCTGGTGTTTCTGCTATGCTCTGTGTCTTCTGCTACACTGAGTTTGCTTGTGAGATTCCTGTTGCAG GAGGATCATTTGCTTATATAAGAGTGGAGCTGGGTGACTTCTTGGCTTTCATTGCGGCTGGTAACATACTCTTTGAGTATATTGTTGGAGGAGCAAGTGTTGCGCGCACTTGGACATCTTATTTTGCAACCTTTCTCAACTATCATCCAGACGATTTTCGTATACATGTTCCAGCTCTTGCTGAAAACTTCAACCGTCTTGACCCGCTGGCTGTCGCCATCCCAATTCTGATAG GTATTTTTGCTGCTCGTAGTACAAAAGGATCATCTCGTTTCAATTCCGTAGCAGCCATAGTAAATGTTGGAGTTATTGTACTCATTATAGCAGCTGGTCTCAGGCATGCAAATACTGACAATTTTACCACCAACTTTGCACCTTATGGTCCAAGAGGAGTATTTACAGCTTCAGCAgttctcttcttttcttataTTGGATTTGATGCGGTAGCAACGATGGCTGAAGAAACGAAAAACCCAGGAAAGGATATCCCGATTGGACTTTTGGGTTCCATGAGTTTCATCATATGTGTTTATTGTGCACTATCTGTCACCTTATGCTTAATGCAGTCTTATACTGTGATAGACATTAGTGCACCATTTTCCTTGGCATTTCAAGCTGTTGGAATGAATTGGGCCAAGTACTTAGTAGCTATAGGAGCTGTAATTGGTATGTCTACAAATTTACTTGCTAATATCATCGGTCAAGCGCGATATTTCACACATATCGGCAGGACTCACATGGCCCCACCGTGGCTTGCAGCGATTAATGAGAAGACGGGAACACCGGTGAATGCTACAATAGTAATGACCCTTGCAAATTGCATTGTAGGGTTGTTCACTGATCTCAGTATTCTGTCCAACCTTCTCTCAATTGCTACGTTGTTCATATTCACCTTAGTTGCAGTGTCACTCCTCATTCGAAGGTATTATCTCGCAGGAGAGACTTCAAATGCTGACAGAAATAAGTTCATTGGGTTCCTAGTAATGATTGTATTATCTTCCATTGCTACATCCATTTACTGGGCAGTCAGTAATGGTTGGGTCGGTTACATACCAACGGTTTCGATATGGTTTTTATCCACACTCGGTTTGAAATTGATGGTCAAGCAAGCTAGACAGCCGAAGTTGTGGGGAGTTCCATTGGTGCCTTGGTTACCATCAGCTACAATTGCCATGAATATGTTCTTGCTGGGTTCATTAGATGCAGCTTCTTTTATTAGATTTGGAATTTGGACAGCAATTTTGCTTGTCTACTACTTTTTGGTTGGGCTCCATGCATCGTATGACTCGGCAAAAGAAGTAAGTCGAGGGAAGGAAGAAGATGCGAAGTTGGAGAATTTAGAAGCTGGTCAATCTGTTACTGCAGTGATTCCAGCTTGA